The following are encoded together in the Corynebacterium jeikeium genome:
- a CDS encoding FecCD family ABC transporter permease, whose product MSHVAPTRSTPAVNGKDHKDSIPQRQRPGVSWYRAASRRKVAIIAGLAALLCAVTATDFLIGSSMPANEAIYVLFHPSDSRPVDRQIIFDIRLPMTITAVLIGAALAAAGAEMQTILGNPLAEPYTLGISAASSFGAAFATVSGFTAAGIGATLGMAGSAWVFGIAACAVIVLFSRSKSAGTEGMILLGIAIVFLFDALLALMQYLASQTQLEQVVFWTMGSLTRAKWPQICLLALVSLIVIAFFYRNAWTLTAFRMGDDRARSMGINVNRLRTLTLVGVSLMAATAVSMAGTIGFIGLVGPHIARMLVGEDQRFFLTTSIFSGALLLTSASVVSKLIQPGAILPVGIITAIVGVPAFVVLIVLRRRPRTVSSPT is encoded by the coding sequence ATGAGCCACGTCGCCCCGACACGGTCAACCCCTGCCGTAAACGGGAAGGATCACAAAGACAGCATCCCGCAACGTCAACGCCCCGGCGTGAGCTGGTACCGAGCAGCCAGCAGGCGCAAGGTGGCAATCATCGCCGGGCTCGCGGCTCTGCTATGTGCAGTCACCGCCACAGATTTCCTCATCGGCAGCAGCATGCCTGCTAATGAGGCGATATATGTGCTATTTCACCCCAGCGATTCCCGCCCTGTTGACCGACAGATCATCTTTGATATTCGCCTGCCAATGACCATCACGGCGGTCCTCATCGGCGCTGCCCTCGCTGCCGCTGGCGCAGAGATGCAAACCATCCTGGGCAACCCCCTCGCAGAGCCCTATACACTGGGTATTTCCGCTGCCTCCAGCTTCGGCGCCGCCTTCGCCACCGTCTCCGGATTCACCGCGGCAGGAATTGGAGCAACGCTGGGGATGGCCGGCAGCGCGTGGGTGTTCGGCATCGCAGCCTGCGCGGTGATCGTCCTCTTCTCCCGGTCAAAGAGCGCCGGCACGGAGGGAATGATCTTGCTAGGCATTGCAATCGTGTTCCTTTTCGACGCTCTCCTGGCACTGATGCAATACCTCGCCTCGCAGACCCAGCTAGAGCAGGTGGTCTTCTGGACGATGGGCAGTCTCACGCGCGCCAAGTGGCCCCAGATCTGCCTCCTGGCACTCGTCTCGCTGATCGTCATCGCATTCTTCTACCGCAACGCGTGGACACTGACGGCGTTTCGAATGGGAGACGACCGCGCCAGGTCCATGGGAATCAACGTCAACAGGCTGCGCACGCTCACACTGGTGGGCGTCTCCCTCATGGCTGCGACTGCCGTTTCGATGGCCGGGACGATTGGCTTTATCGGCCTCGTCGGCCCACACATCGCCAGGATGCTCGTCGGCGAGGATCAGCGATTTTTCCTCACTACATCCATCTTCTCCGGTGCGCTCTTGCTTACCTCAGCCTCCGTGGTCTCCAAGCTGATCCAGCCCGGCGCGATCCTGCCCGTCGGCATCATCACGGCGATTGTGGGCGTGCCAGCGTTCGTCGTCCTCATCGTTCTGCGCCGCCGGCCCCGAACCGTCTCCTCGCCCACCTAA
- a CDS encoding ABC transporter ATP-binding protein — translation MEQPTTVPSAPALQVTDLSFSHGAAQILNGVSLPGIDAGTVTALVGPNGAGKSTLLRCMAQLCRFSGSVTGPDAVYLPQDPPPESTLTVFESVLLALQHSRTGFSGLRVATSTQDRVSAVLTRLGLKEFESRTMSQLSGGQRQLVSFAQAIVRRPRALLLDEPTSALDLRNQLTLMEHICTYAVEAPAAVVVTMHDLSHAARFADRIAVLHNGAVYAHGAVEDVLTEEMLREVYRVDGTITPTGDGNVAITTSRAI, via the coding sequence GTGGAACAGCCCACCACGGTTCCGTCAGCCCCCGCACTGCAGGTCACCGACCTGAGCTTTTCCCACGGAGCAGCGCAGATCCTGAATGGCGTTTCTCTTCCGGGGATCGACGCCGGGACCGTCACCGCCCTTGTAGGCCCCAATGGAGCTGGTAAATCCACCCTGCTGCGCTGCATGGCTCAGCTGTGCCGATTCAGCGGCAGTGTCACCGGACCCGACGCGGTGTATTTGCCACAGGATCCCCCGCCGGAAAGCACCCTTACAGTGTTTGAATCGGTGCTACTGGCGCTCCAGCACTCACGCACGGGATTCAGTGGGCTGCGCGTGGCCACATCCACCCAGGATAGAGTCAGCGCGGTACTCACACGACTGGGTCTGAAAGAATTCGAGTCTCGCACGATGTCCCAGCTCTCCGGCGGCCAGCGCCAGCTGGTGAGCTTCGCTCAGGCGATCGTACGCCGCCCCCGGGCTCTTCTGTTGGACGAGCCAACCAGTGCTCTCGACCTGCGCAATCAGCTGACCCTCATGGAGCACATTTGCACCTACGCCGTTGAAGCACCCGCGGCAGTGGTGGTCACGATGCACGATCTCTCGCACGCGGCACGCTTCGCCGATCGCATCGCAGTGCTTCACAACGGCGCCGTTTACGCGCATGGAGCCGTGGAGGATGTGCTCACCGAAGAAATGTTGCGCGAGGTCTACCGAGTCGATGGAACGATTACGCCCACCGGTGATGGAAATGTAGCGATCACCACGTCAAGGGCAATATGA
- a CDS encoding DUF4040 family protein translates to MAVLAIPVTVAVALILVPLLVKTLDRKAGWPLGVTFLALAGYVIKHADPILNGKTVTWSVTWIQGFLTGAGGAGDANSGALNLALKMDSLGLFFTLLALLIGAVVFIYSAAYLHKGDKIMSFYVLMTSFMLAVLLLVLADDVALLFIGWELVSLASFFLIARSGSGGEAGSIRTLLLTFIGGLFLLAALGIGVITTGTTNLSAMLHSPAWEGQDVRLAIVAVLIALAAFSKAAQIPFHFWLPEAMAADTPVSAFLHAAAVVKAGVYLLLRFSGLFEGVMAWHILLIVIGMTTAIMGAVFAIQKTDLKKLTAYSTVSQLGWIVATIGVGTPFAISAALVHTAAHALFKSSLFMIAGVVDHQAGSRDIRRLGPLWRQMPFTFVSAVIAAASMAAIPPTFGFVSKEGMLTAFEEAPFNNAGVIALLVAAGLGALATFVYSARYVLGAFIDGPKDMSHVKEAPANLWIPAVLPGVLSLPGVAFLGFFDETLDQVVDATGLGHAHTHLALWHGLTVALWISLAVLVAGVIVVIYRRPLLQPLEGKRLGVATGAEMISAFIERSTKVGRAFGRLANSVNPNRHVVWIFASLIVLAGFSLLGPGRLERLADLPPRVEGIDSIVDLVGLVIIGLSVLVMIGTRSRLASVVLVGVVGVGVSWVMLTLGAPDVATTQLLVEFCVVVIMMLVIRHQPRLYLREGANRTRFATVLAVLVGVITFLGVWLLIGRHEKPAIAQWYLENTPEISGGNNVVAVILVEFRAFDTLGELTVLGMAGIVIAALIKSIPRSPVPGYGPGSTAELFRAPGSTRFPDVHKVPELAPFYSKYLRSTHLNSINSRMTMYPLIPILALLSAATFWRGHQAPGGGFVAALIAACGIFMYYLAQSRAKKMFTDQVAYTFVGAGMAMALITGLIGYLHGGFLAPIHGEILGQHMTTSLIFDGGVYLAVLGLVVIVINQMGGRERPGTDPATLKSKFRAQTATQKMGPNSKGKRPTPIEGKADPAKQPSPVAVTVGGSNIPLNPSQVSAAAKAAEEAHRAEREAARAPVKAVKDGAEAKAAEPDGVAKKNTEQQEQHEKKGENQ, encoded by the coding sequence GTGGCAGTGCTGGCCATCCCCGTCACCGTCGCGGTGGCGCTCATCCTCGTCCCCTTACTGGTCAAAACACTTGATCGTAAAGCCGGTTGGCCTTTAGGCGTGACCTTCCTGGCACTCGCGGGGTACGTGATCAAGCATGCGGATCCGATACTCAACGGCAAGACAGTCACCTGGTCCGTGACGTGGATCCAAGGTTTCCTCACGGGCGCGGGCGGTGCAGGCGACGCAAACTCAGGCGCCCTCAACTTGGCCCTGAAAATGGACTCCCTGGGACTGTTCTTCACCCTCCTGGCGCTGCTCATCGGCGCCGTCGTGTTCATCTACTCCGCCGCCTACCTGCACAAGGGCGACAAGATCATGAGCTTCTACGTGCTCATGACCTCCTTCATGCTGGCAGTCCTCCTGCTAGTCCTGGCCGACGACGTGGCCCTGCTGTTCATCGGCTGGGAGCTGGTCTCCCTGGCCTCCTTCTTCCTCATCGCCCGCTCGGGCTCCGGCGGCGAGGCCGGTTCCATCCGCACCCTCCTGCTGACTTTCATCGGCGGCCTGTTCCTGCTGGCTGCCCTGGGCATCGGCGTGATCACCACGGGCACCACCAACCTTTCGGCCATGCTGCACTCCCCCGCCTGGGAGGGCCAGGACGTGCGCCTGGCCATCGTCGCGGTTCTTATCGCCCTGGCGGCGTTCTCGAAGGCCGCGCAGATCCCCTTCCACTTCTGGCTGCCGGAGGCGATGGCCGCGGACACCCCGGTTTCCGCCTTCCTGCACGCCGCCGCCGTGGTCAAGGCTGGCGTGTACCTGTTGCTGCGCTTCTCCGGCCTGTTCGAGGGTGTGATGGCCTGGCACATCCTGCTGATCGTCATCGGCATGACCACCGCCATCATGGGTGCCGTGTTTGCCATCCAGAAGACGGATCTGAAGAAACTCACGGCCTATTCCACGGTCTCCCAGCTGGGCTGGATCGTCGCCACCATTGGTGTGGGCACTCCTTTTGCCATCAGTGCCGCGCTGGTTCACACGGCCGCCCACGCGCTGTTCAAGTCCTCGCTGTTCATGATCGCCGGCGTGGTGGACCACCAGGCCGGATCGCGTGACATTCGTCGCCTAGGGCCGCTGTGGCGCCAGATGCCCTTTACTTTTGTGTCCGCTGTGATCGCGGCGGCGTCAATGGCTGCTATTCCCCCGACCTTCGGCTTTGTGTCGAAGGAGGGCATGCTTACCGCGTTCGAGGAGGCGCCGTTTAACAACGCCGGCGTGATCGCCTTGCTGGTCGCGGCGGGGCTCGGCGCGTTGGCCACCTTCGTGTACTCCGCGCGCTACGTCTTGGGCGCATTCATCGACGGTCCGAAGGATATGTCACACGTGAAGGAGGCTCCGGCCAATCTGTGGATTCCCGCGGTGCTGCCGGGCGTGCTTTCCCTGCCGGGTGTCGCGTTCCTGGGCTTCTTCGACGAGACTCTCGACCAGGTCGTCGATGCCACGGGTCTGGGCCACGCTCACACACACTTGGCGCTCTGGCACGGCCTGACTGTGGCGCTCTGGATCTCTCTCGCGGTGCTGGTCGCGGGCGTCATTGTTGTTATTTATCGACGCCCTCTGCTCCAGCCGCTCGAGGGCAAGCGTCTCGGGGTGGCAACGGGCGCGGAGATGATCTCCGCATTCATCGAACGCTCGACCAAGGTGGGCCGTGCGTTTGGCCGCCTGGCGAACTCTGTGAACCCCAACCGGCACGTGGTGTGGATCTTCGCCTCGCTGATTGTGCTGGCGGGCTTCTCCCTGCTGGGGCCGGGTCGCCTGGAGAGGCTGGCGGATCTGCCGCCGCGTGTCGAGGGGATCGACAGCATCGTGGACCTCGTTGGCCTGGTGATTATCGGCTTGAGTGTGCTCGTGATGATTGGTACTCGCTCGCGCCTGGCTTCCGTGGTGCTGGTCGGTGTGGTCGGCGTGGGCGTTTCCTGGGTCATGCTGACACTAGGCGCACCGGACGTCGCCACCACCCAGTTGTTGGTCGAGTTCTGCGTGGTCGTCATCATGATGCTGGTGATCCGCCACCAGCCGCGCCTGTACCTGCGCGAGGGCGCAAACCGTACCCGCTTCGCCACAGTTCTGGCGGTGCTGGTCGGTGTGATTACCTTCCTGGGCGTGTGGCTGCTTATCGGCCGTCACGAGAAGCCCGCGATCGCGCAGTGGTACTTGGAGAACACCCCGGAGATCTCCGGCGGCAACAACGTGGTCGCGGTCATCCTGGTGGAGTTCCGTGCCTTCGATACCTTGGGCGAGCTGACGGTGCTGGGCATGGCGGGCATCGTCATCGCCGCGCTGATCAAGTCCATCCCCCGCTCCCCGGTTCCGGGCTACGGTCCGGGTTCCACCGCGGAGCTGTTCCGCGCTCCGGGTTCCACCCGCTTCCCGGATGTGCACAAAGTTCCGGAGCTGGCGCCGTTCTACTCCAAGTACCTGCGCTCCACGCACCTGAACTCCATCAACTCGCGGATGACGATGTACCCGCTGATCCCGATTCTTGCGCTGCTGTCCGCCGCCACATTCTGGCGCGGCCACCAGGCTCCCGGCGGCGGGTTCGTCGCCGCCCTGATCGCGGCCTGCGGCATCTTCATGTACTACCTGGCGCAGTCCCGAGCCAAGAAGATGTTCACCGACCAGGTGGCCTACACCTTCGTCGGCGCGGGCATGGCGATGGCGCTGATCACCGGCCTGATCGGCTACTTGCATGGCGGATTCCTGGCGCCAATCCACGGGGAGATTCTGGGGCAGCACATGACCACCTCGCTGATCTTCGACGGCGGCGTGTACCTGGCAGTGCTCGGCCTGGTGGTCATCGTCATCAACCAGATGGGTGGCCGCGAGCGCCCGGGTACCGACCCGGCAACGCTGAAGTCCAAGTTCCGCGCCCAGACTGCGACGCAGAAGATGGGTCCGAACTCCAAGGGCAAGCGTCCCACGCCCATCGAGGGCAAGGCGGATCCCGCCAAGCAGCCCTCGCCTGTGGCTGTGACTGTCGGCGGCAGCAACATTCCGCTCAACCCCTCCCAAGTCTCCGCTGCCGCGAAGGCTGCGGAGGAGGCCCACCGGGCCGAGCGCGAAGCGGCCCGCGCGCCGGTGAAGGCTGTCAAGGACGGGGCTGAGGCCAAGGCCGCGGAGCCTGATGGCGTCGCTAAGAAAAACACCGAACAGCAAGAACAGCACGAGAAGAAGGGAGAGAACCAGTGA